CACAATGGGTTTCGCAATGTGGTGATACTGCCCATCGTCATACGGCTGTGGAATCAACAGCGACTCCCTACTGTCGTACCCCATCGCTACACCTCTCTCACTATCTAGTCTATCATAAATCATCTATTAACTGAATACAGCCACTGACTAGGTCAGTTAAGCAAGGGTAACGTGCCGGGTATTTTAATGTGCTGGGCTAGCTATGTGCAAAGTGCAAAGTGGTCCAAAGCCGACCGACAGTCTGAATCAATCAGACTGGGTCGCAATGTCATGCAGGCGAAAGAAAGGAAGGAAGCGCTCGAGTGGAACTCTTCATGCTTAAAAGTTCGCTGCGGAGTTGGCCCGGTTAGGCGCATGGTACTGGTCAATGTTGGATCGAAACACGTTGGAGTCCTCGCCTCCGCTGATGAgatcgtccttgtcgtaCATGGGGgtgtctcctcctcgcttTCGtcgccaccaccacagacCTCCAATGACGGCTGCCACAACAGGTACACCAACACCCACTCCCACACCGATACCGACGTTTCGGCCCGTGTGGGAGGTCGAGCCCGTAgacttgttgttgttgccagTGACTCCGCTTGCGGTGGGGGTCTCCACAGGCAGAGTGGTTGTGGACCCGACGTAGGTCAcctttgtgtttgtgaggGTCATGATAACGGTGGTTCGGCCGCCGGACGCGTCGATTAGGGTGGACGACACCACGGCGTCGGAAGTGACTTCAGTGGAAGACTCTGACGAGGGGCCTTCTGTGGTGGAGGGAGAAGGCGAGGCCGAGGACTCTGTCGAGGTAGGAGAGGGAGAAGCAGAGGAAGAAGCCTCAGAGGATGACTCCGTGGTAGGCACGGGGACAAATGCAGACGTGGAGCTCTCAGTGGTTGAGGActcggtggtggaggaggactcggtggtggaggacTCGGTGGTAGAGGACTCGGTGGTAGAGGACTCGGTGGTAGAGGAGCTCTCAGAGGAGGTCGACGTAGAGATCTCAGAGCTGGAGCTCTCCGAGGAGGTCGAGGTGGATGAGGGCACAAACCGGGAGGAGGACTCGGAGGAAGTGGACTCGGCGAAAGAGCTAGACTCGGTGGAAGAAATCTCCGTGGATGAAAAGAAGCCCGGGGATGAGCTAGAAGAAAAGCCTCCTGCCTGGGAAGAGCCCGAGTTGGTGGggatggaggaggtggcgTTGTTCTGCTGGTTGCCCTGATTTCCCTGATTTCCCTGGTTACCCTGGTTACCCTGGTTGCCCTGGTTGCCCTGGAATTGTCGTTTCTCAACAACCACGAACGGGGGCTCTCTGTGGTCTGTGATGGTGGGGACAGCGTCCTTCTCGACAATTTTCTGCATGAGGTCTGCAACGTTGTTGGAGGTTGCATCGGTGGCGGCGCCGGCCACTAGCGCCAGCAGCGCTGTGGAAAAGACG
This genomic interval from Yarrowia lipolytica chromosome 1E, complete sequence contains the following:
- a CDS encoding uncharacterized protein (Compare to YALI0E23969g, no similarity); amino-acid sequence: MVAAKIVFSTALLALVAGAATDATSNNVADLMQKIVEKDAVPTITDHREPPFVVVEKRQFQGNQGNQGNQGNQGNQGNQGNQQNNATSSIPTNSGSSQAGGFSSSSSPGFFSSTEISSTESSSFAESTSSESSSRFVPSSTSTSSESSSSEISTSTSSESSSTTESSTTESSTTESSTTESSSTTESSTTESSTSAFVPVPTTESSSEASSSASPSPTSTESSASPSPSTTEGPSSESSTEVTSDAVVSSTLIDASGGRTTVIMTLTNTKVTYVGSTTTLPVETPTASGVTGNNNKSTGSTSHTGRNVGIGVGVGVGVPVVAAVIGGLWWWRRKRGGDTPMYDKDDLISGGEDSNVFRSNIDQYHAPNRANSAANF